Sequence from the Rutidosis leptorrhynchoides isolate AG116_Rl617_1_P2 chromosome 3, CSIRO_AGI_Rlap_v1, whole genome shotgun sequence genome:
TGGAGTGACGGTTGTTAGGGTGATGATGGGTGGTGGTTTCAATGTTTTTCAACTTTAATAGAAATCGAAATAGTGGTAGTATATGAGTGCTTGGATGTCGTTCAAGAGTGCAGCAACCATAAAATATTTAATGGTGTATTGGGTTATTAGAAGAAAGAAACAAGTACTGGGTTTTGTAAAATGCTAAATAAAACAAGTGAATTGATTATATAAGAGTACCATGTGTAGTTGATATTTTACCTGTGTCCCATGCATATATAAGTtaccatatataaatacatattatgtGTTAGTGGAATACAGAATGCCAAAAGAAAAATAACAAACACAGAATAATTTTGATAAATTCAATATCTAAACAGTGTCCAATAATAAAGCATAGTAATGCAGCCGGTTGATTTAGAATCTTATGCCAACACTTTTAAGACGAAGtgttatatcgtactccgttgttaattagtagcggataaaagtctATCAGAAAAATCTCCAATTtttaaaattaactatatttatttattttgatcattatagtataaaatttggtcattaactattaaataaaaattacatcatctgcccctctcatttatgggagaaatataaaaaaatattaaaacttaataactaggtcctaaatatatttttagtaagccaaaaatttatagaactcattttcgtatcaccgtttattttaaaatcaaataagtttgaatttaacttgctcaatatcaatcaaaacatcaaacgagtattcaatcctttaatatttatttttaatatacattatttatatatagagatatattttaaataataattattataatatcatatttttattttattaatttctcaataacaacaacatataatactttaaattatatttcgaattattatttatatatacatacacacatatctatttacaactaattgttcgtgaatcgtcgagagcagtcgaaggtcaatcgaatatatgaaacagttcaaaatttttgagactcaacctaacaaacttttcttatcgtgtcaaaaatattaaatcgtatcgagagtttgattaaaaatcagtcgaaattttccaggtcgtGACATTATGACTTTATCATAAACTTGCAAAATGTCCCACTCCttaagaaaaaagaaaaaataaatttgTTTTCACAATTACACTGATGCGGTAATTGGGATTTAATGGTTGCGATAGATCATGACCCTGATCGTAACCATGTCTATATTGACTCATGATCAGGTTTTACCGGCCACCGAATATCGCAAATTGAGACCTTTTTCCGGTTTGTGTTTTACAGTGAACAAAATTTGTTAGTCGAGACCAAGTCATGCTATTTTGGTCGCAATCGGGACATGACCGAGATTTCCTGATCGCTGCTAGGTTTATCAATTTTTCTTGGACACGCAAGTACCAAAATGAAAACATATCTCTCAATGCGTTTGCGGTGACCAACATTTTCAGGTCGCGACCAGGTAATGATAGGAATTTTCTGATCGTGACTAAATCATGACCGATTTTTCCATGTCACGCCTCACGACTGTGATATGTATCACGTCCAGGTCATGACTCGATGGGTTTTCTCGATCATCTCAATGCGCAGTATAAAAAAAATCACGGATCATGTTTGGTTGTGACCGTAATTTCTTGGTCGCGATTTGGTCATGGCCGAGGTTCTTCATTTCGACCAGGTGATGATCGAGATTTCCTAATCACAACTCAATCATTACCTGATAATGATTTAGTTGCAATGAAGGATTCTCGTTCTCAACCACAACAATAATTTAAATTGATTAGGTTATGTTCGATAGTATATAACGGTTGTTCGTTGTCTTGCATTTTCTAGTCTCGAGCTTTTCCGTGTTTTTTGTATTAGTTTGTTACTTTCATCTTCCGATGAAAGTGCTCCATTTTATAGTATTCGTTATTTTAGAAGTGAAAAATAATTTAAATTAGTTATTGAACTACTTATTATATGCACGTAGTACAGATttagtgaactttacaatatagaatacaagagagagatgagagagagagaggagagagagagagagagagagagcaacGCAAGTGCACAACAAGGCAAGCAATGGATTGTTGCGTGAGAGATACAACGACAGACTGCAGGGAAACTTTATGAGGTTATTCAGCATCCACTTGACTTCGTTCATGTTTTTCAACTTCCCGGAGGATTCGAAAATATCGGATCTGTGGAAGACTTTCAAGCCCCATGGCGTCTTAAAAGACATCTATATGGTAGGAAAGCGTCTAAGAAATGGGAAAAGATTTGCCTTCGCAAGGTTTGGTGAGGTGAAGGACCCAGATTTGCTACTGTCCGCACTCAAAAAAATAACCTTCAATGGTAACCCTATAAGGGTGTTTAAGGCTCATGATAGGGATAACCCTAAGGTGACTCAAGTGAATCATGAAACTGATCGATACGGAAAGAAGGTACATGATATGGCAAGTCATGGCAACGCCTTCAGAGATGAAAGGAGGTTTAGCGAAGTTTCTCGACCTGCGAAGGAAGATTTAAGGAATGTTCTTAACAGCTCAAAGGAAGATCTAAGGGTCAAACTGGATAACATCAAAAGATTTGAGAAGACTACGGAGATAAACACTGAAAGAGTTGTGGATATAAAAAGCACCGATGACAACAGTGCTTTATTTGATAGATCGATTGTTTTGGAGCTTAAAAAATTGATTTTTTAAATCAATTCAATGTGTTCTGCAAATCAGAAGGACTGAGTGATTATACACTAAAGTATTTGGGGGCCTTGATATCATGTTGATCTTCGACACCAAAAAGGCGGCCGACTTAATGATTTCACAGAAGGACCAGGTTTTCAGGAATTGGTTTTCTCATATCGATCGATTAAATAAAGGTTATCATTCAAATGAAAGGTTTGCATGGTTGGAAATAAGAGGTGTTCCGGTCACATGCTGGAATGAAACATCTTTCGCAGCAGTTGCTAGATGGTGGGGagtggtccatgatttcgacaacTGTAAAATCACATCAGCAAATCAAAATTTAGTTACTGGTCATGTGCTAGTCCATACAAAGGAGATGACTCATATTGATGGTTCGAGCCCCGGCTATagcatttattttttttaaaacttcttttaaaggtagtcttactttattattattattattattattattattattattattattattattattattattattattattattattattattattattattattattattattattagtatcattatttttattattaggattattatgattatgaatatttaaGGTTTCAAAAATATTGTTAAAAAGATGATTAAATATAATGATTATAAATACGAATATGAAAATTAAAatgattaaagttataattaaattatgataaaattattattagtatcattatcattaaagctatccttaataataaaagttatcatttatatcattatttttaaaagtatcatttttataaaatatatttttgttattaatactattattattacaaaataaaataactttttatttattattatcaatattattatatcaaataactactagttatttaaaactatatttcctacatataacataaatatattaatatttttataataaataataataaatataattaagtaggttattaatgaaaaacataattaaaaataacaattaaatcactaataatatataaatttgttcgatttcaattatatgtgttaatatacatacttggtatatgttcgtgaatccgaggccaaccctgcattgtgcagtttcgtcatatgtatttttactataaaatacagtattgtgagtttcatttgctccctttttaattgcttttgcaatatatattttgggctgagaatatatgcaatattttataaatgctttacgaaatagagacaagtgattaaaaataatattatgcggattgatgtgctaggtaatttagttacatgttataagagcatgtgagcgcgaatcctaaagatagatctatcgggcttaacacccccatcctgtaggctgcgctagacataagagctagtgggcggatgtttagtacttcgaggattatttatacacttgcgagtgtacatatccatctttgcgaagatgacttattatattattattaaggttggttactgaggcctcaacataaacagaacggttttatacacttgcgagtgtacatatacttataaacgaaaatcttgtgatctattaaaatattgaaatgattgttatgataaacctatgaactcaccaaccttttggttgacacttttaagcatgtttattctcaggtatgaaagaaatcttccgctgtacatttgctcattttaaagatattacttggagtcattcatggcatatttaggccagtacctcgcaatgggaccagatgttgatgacttcgtccaggtagattaggacgggtcgttaaaagtTCGAAGGGTAAAGGACCTGTTCTTACATCGAGAAGCTCCTCATATTCAGATTGCAACATTGGTATTCACGAATTCGGGTGCGGGCTGGGAATGAAATGGAAAGGTTGATAAATTCGGATGGTTAAAAAAACTTTGTAGGACTGGAAAACCTGACATAATCTTCCTGCAAGAAACAAAATTACATCTAATTGATCTAAATTGGGTTCGATCTCCCTGGGGTAATAATCAGTGTACTTTTATTCAAAAGGCCATGGTTGGGAAATCGAGTGGACAATTAATTATTTGGGATACCCTTCGATATGATGCTACCGATGCCTTTGTGCGCAATTTTTGTATTGGTTTGCAAGGAAAATGGAAAAGGTAAGGCTCTAGTTGCAATCTCATTAATGTATACTGGCCCCATAGCTATGCAAACAAACAGAAGTGCTAGGATCAATTAACAAACATCATTGGCAGTCTTGATGAGCCTTGGATCATAGGTGGAAATGAAGTGCATGAAGAAGACGATAGATTCAAATGCGTTTTCATTGAAAGTAGAGACAAAGAATTCAACAATTTCATTTGATCGACCTTCCTCTCGGTGGAAGAAAGTTCACTTGAGTGAGAGATGATGGCTTACGATTCAGTAAACTTGACCGCTTTTTAGCAAATGACAAATTCTTCTCGGCATGGAACTGTCTTTCCGTGGTGTCTTTAGTTCGACAACATTCGGATCACTACCCGATTGTACTCAAAGATGACGAGAAAATTTTTGGTCCAAAACTCGTAAAAGTGTTTGATGAATGGCTAGACATGGAAGGTGTTGATGATTTAATCCGTGAAAAATGGGCAGAATGTGCAGGAGGGAGTTCGCGTAAAGATTGTATTCTTCGCAATAAGTTAAAAAATATCAAATTTTCAATAAAGGAAAAGAGCATGCGACTGTATGGGAAGTTAGACAAGGGAATCAAGTTCTATAAAGACTTGGCACATAACCTAGAGCTTAAGGCAGAATCAAACGTGCTAAACAATGTAGAGATGGATCAATGGAGGAACGTAAGAAAAGAATGGTTGCATAAAGATCGAGTTAAGACAAATATGCTAAAACAAAAAGCACGAGTTAAATGGATTCTTGAGGGGGACGAGAATACCAAGTACTTTCACTCCGTTATCAAAAGAAGAAATAACACAAACAATATTAGAGGGCTAAatatcggtggtgtttggtgtagtgacccgaacttttccatgtttatatatattaattgagattgatatttacatgattaaatgtttccaacatgttaagcaatcaaacttgttaagacttgattaattgaaatacgtttcatatagacaattgaccacccaagttgaccggtgattcatgaacgttaaaacttgtaaaaactatatgatgacatatatatggatatatatatagttaacatgatactatgataagtaaacatatcattaagtatattaacaatgaactacatatgtaaaaacaagactactaacttaatgatttttaaacgagacatatatgtaacgattatcgttgtaaagatatttaatgtatatatatcatattaagagatattcatacatgataacatcatgataatataataatttaaaatctcatttgatattataaacattgggttaacaacatttaacaagatcgttaacctaaaggtttcaaaacaacacttacatgtaacgactaacgatgacttaacgactcagttaaaatgtatatacatgtagtgttttaatatgtatttatacacttttgaaagacttcaatacacttatcaaaatacttctacttaacaaaaatgcttacaattacatcctcgttcagtttcatcaacaattctactcgtatgcacccgtattcgtactcgtacaatacacagcttttagatgtatgtactattggtatatacactccaattatcagctcttatcagcccatgtgagtcacctaacacatgtgggaaccatcatttggcaactagcatgaaatatctcataaaattacaaaaatatgagtaatcattcatgacttatttacatgaaaacaaaattacatatcctttatatctaatccatacaccaacgaccaaaaacacctacaaacactttcattcttcaattttcttcatttaattgatctctctcaagttctatcttcaagttctaagtgttcttcatatattctacaagttctagttacataaaatcaagaatactttcaagtttgctagctcacttccaatcttgtaaggtgatcatccaacctcaagaaatctttgtttcttacagtaggttatcattctaatacaaggtaataataatattcaaactttggttcaatttctataactataacaatcttatttcaagtgatgatcttacttgaacttgttttcgtgtcatgattctgcttcaagaacttcgagccatccaaggatccgttgaagctagatccatttttctctttttcagtaggtttatccaagaaacttaaggtagtaatgatgttcataacatcattcgattcatatatataaagctatcttattcgaaggtttaaacttgtaatcactagaacatagtttagttaattctaaacttgttcgcaaacaaaagttaatccttctaacttgacttttaaaatcaactaaacacatgttctatatctatatgatacgctaacttaatgatttaaaacctggaaacacgaaaaacatcttaaaaccgtatttacgccgtcgtagtaacaccgcgggctgttttgggttagttaattaaaaattatgataaactttgatttaaaagttgttattctgagaaaatgatttttattatgaacatgaaactatatccaaaaattatggttaaactcaaagtgaaagtatgttttctaaaatggtcatctagacgtcgttctttcgactaaactgactacctttacaaaaacgacttgtaacttattttttcgactataaacctatagtttttctgtttagattcataaaatatagttcaatatgaaactatatcaatttgattcactcaaaacggatttaaaatgaagaagttatgggtaaaacaagattggataatttttctcattttagctacgtgaaaattggtaacaaatctattccaaccataacttaatcaacttgtattgtatattatgtaatcttgagataccatagacacgtatacaatgtttcgacctatcatgtcgacacatctatatatatttcagaacaaccatagacactctatatgtaaatgttggagttagctatacagggttgaggttgattccaaaatatatatagtttgagttgtgatcaatactgagatacgtatacactgggtcgtggattgattcaagataatatttatcgatttatttctgtacatctaactgtggacaactagttgtaggttactaacgaggacagctgacttaataaacttaaaacatcaaaatatattaaaagtgttgtaaatatattttgaacatactttgatatatatgtatatattgttataggttcgtgaatcaaccagtggccaagtcttacttcccgacgaagtaaaaatctgtgaaagtgagttatagtcccacttttaaaatctaatatttttgggatgagaatacatgcaggttttataaatgatttacaaaatagacacaagtacgtgaaactacattctatggttgaattatcgaaatcgaatatgcccctttttattaagtctggtaatctaagaattagggaacagacaccctaatagacgcgaatcctaaagatagatctattgggcctaacaaaccccatccaaagtaccggatgctttagtacttcgaaatttatatcatatccgaagggtgtcccggaatgatggggatattcttatatatgcatcttgttaatgtcggttaccaggtgttcatcatatgaatgatttctatctctatgtatgggatgtgtattgaaatatgaaatcttgtggtctattattatgatttgatatatataggttaaacctataactcactaacatttttgttgacgttttaagcatgtttattctcaggtgattattaagagcttccgctgtcgcatacttaaataaggacgagatttggagtccatgcttgtatgatattgtgtaaaaact
This genomic interval carries:
- the LOC139900863 gene encoding uncharacterized protein → MVGKSSGQLIIWDTLRYDATDAFVRNFCIGLQGKWKSLDEPWIIGGNEVHEEDDRFKCVFIETNDKFFSAWNCLSVVSLVRQHSDHYPIVLKDDEKIFGPKLVKVFDEWLDMEGVDDLIREKWAECAGGSSRKDCILRNKLKNIKFSIKEKSMRLYGKLDKGIKFYKDLAHNLELKAESNVLNNVEMDQWRNVRKEWLHKDRVKTNMLKQKARVKWILEGDENTKTGHFIWNEEPSEIKDATLNHFKGLFEDKMTSRPSLEDLSYPSLSKDEAADLEAPISEDEVINAVKWFWDKAEYSRGCNASFVTLIPKKTNPLGLWDYRPNSLIGNYFKIIAKILSNRLRKVIPRLIGTEQSAFLKRRNIMEGSYCK